In one Thioclava sp. ES.031 genomic region, the following are encoded:
- a CDS encoding YIP1 family protein has product MQPDLKEWLIRSFTDPKSVARDLIGLNLNANARFMAMVLVVVMTAILGTLAQLVFSFITKVDIGTVTPPLTVVGLQGALLVYGAFAMSFVGQRFGGHGKFPDALLLLTWIEFVLMIGQMIQVVLMVFFPISATLMSVLLVALMFYLLVQFTMVLHGFENPVATGFGVILTFLGSAMIAGIVLVSTGLVQMPADPASL; this is encoded by the coding sequence ATGCAGCCCGATCTTAAAGAATGGCTTATCCGTAGCTTCACCGATCCGAAATCGGTTGCGCGCGATTTGATCGGGCTGAATCTGAACGCCAATGCGCGGTTCATGGCGATGGTTCTGGTGGTCGTGATGACCGCAATCCTCGGCACGCTCGCGCAGCTGGTGTTCAGCTTCATCACCAAGGTGGATATCGGCACGGTGACGCCGCCGCTGACCGTGGTGGGGCTGCAGGGCGCGCTTCTGGTCTATGGTGCCTTCGCCATGTCTTTCGTCGGCCAACGCTTTGGCGGGCATGGGAAATTCCCGGATGCGCTGCTGCTTCTGACCTGGATCGAATTCGTTCTGATGATCGGTCAGATGATCCAGGTCGTGCTGATGGTCTTCTTCCCGATCTCGGCCACGCTGATGTCGGTGCTGCTGGTGGCGCTGATGTTCTACTTGCTGGTGCAGTTCACGATGGTTCTGCACGGGTTCGAAAACCCCGTGGCGACCGGCTTCGGGGTTATCCTGACCTTTCTGGGCTCGGCGATGATCGCGGGGATCGTGCTGGTGTCGACCGGCCTCGTGCAAATGCCCGCAGACCCCGCGTCACTCTGA
- a CDS encoding Yip1 family protein, translated as MSATDDIRRSYRRPRVVMREHLARPASEPRALVFLLAALTVIFIAQWPRLSRIAHEMPDQPMVGLMMGTVLALLATVPVFYAIAALSHLVLRLLGGQGSWYGARVALFWSLLAVSPLMLLQGLVAGFIGRGGELSLVSALVTVAFVLLWGAALRVVEFEGKTN; from the coding sequence ATGTCCGCCACCGACGATATCCGGCGCAGCTATCGGCGTCCGCGCGTGGTGATGCGCGAGCATCTCGCGCGCCCGGCCTCCGAGCCGCGCGCGCTGGTCTTCCTGCTTGCGGCGCTGACCGTGATCTTCATCGCGCAATGGCCGCGGCTGTCGCGGATCGCGCATGAGATGCCCGACCAGCCGATGGTCGGGCTGATGATGGGCACGGTGCTGGCGCTGCTCGCGACCGTGCCCGTCTTCTACGCGATTGCGGCACTGAGCCACCTTGTGCTGAGGCTCCTCGGCGGGCAGGGAAGCTGGTATGGTGCGCGGGTCGCGCTGTTCTGGTCGCTTCTGGCGGTCTCGCCGCTGATGCTGCTGCAAGGGCTCGTGGCGGGGTTCATCGGGCGCGGCGGGGAACTTTCGCTCGTTTCCGCGCTTGTGACCGTGGCCTTCGTCCTGCTATGGGGCGCTGCGTTGCGCGTGGTAGAATTCGAAGGAAAAACAAACTGA
- a CDS encoding heavy metal-binding domain-containing protein, with amino-acid sequence MIVTTTPTIEGRPIATYHGIVVGEAIMGANVVRDIFAQVTDIIGGRSGAYESKLQDARATALGELEDRARELGANAVVGVDLDYEVVGQSMLMVSASGTAVTVS; translated from the coding sequence ATGATCGTCACCACCACCCCCACCATCGAAGGTCGCCCGATCGCGACCTATCATGGCATCGTCGTGGGCGAAGCCATCATGGGCGCCAATGTCGTCCGCGATATCTTCGCGCAGGTCACCGATATCATCGGCGGCCGCTCCGGCGCCTACGAATCCAAATTGCAAGACGCGCGCGCCACGGCGCTCGGCGAGCTTGAAGACCGCGCCCGCGAGCTGGGCGCGAATGCCGTTGTCGGCGTCGATCTCGACTACGAGGTCGTCGGCCAATCCATGCTTATGGTGTCGGCCTCCGGCACCGCTGTAACCGTATCCTGA
- a CDS encoding HD family hydrolase: MTRLDQQFAFLAEAEKLKSVTRATPIHDASRPENSGEHSWSLALYALTLAEQAPEGVSIDRVIRMLLLHDLVEIDVGDVPIHSKGGTAHGAEDIQKAEAAAAERIFGLLPEDQGAQMLALWLEFEANESPDAIFAKSLDRVQPVLLNHQSGGGSWIEYDVSFPQLEERIGTKIARGAPAVWDWVRARVEGWFAARS; this comes from the coding sequence ATGACCCGGCTCGACCAGCAATTCGCCTTCCTCGCCGAGGCCGAGAAACTGAAATCGGTGACCCGCGCGACGCCGATCCATGACGCCTCGCGTCCCGAAAACTCGGGCGAGCATAGCTGGTCGCTCGCGCTCTATGCGCTGACGCTGGCCGAGCAGGCGCCCGAAGGCGTCTCGATCGACCGGGTGATCCGCATGCTTTTGCTGCACGATCTGGTCGAGATCGACGTGGGCGATGTGCCGATCCATTCCAAAGGCGGCACGGCGCATGGTGCGGAAGACATCCAGAAAGCCGAAGCCGCCGCCGCGGAACGTATCTTCGGGCTGTTGCCCGAGGATCAGGGGGCACAGATGCTGGCGCTCTGGCTCGAATTCGAGGCCAACGAGAGCCCCGACGCGATCTTCGCCAAATCGCTCGACCGGGTGCAGCCTGTGCTGCTCAACCACCAGTCGGGCGGCGGGTCGTGGATCGAGTACGACGTGAGCTTTCCGCAACTCGAAGAGCGCATCGGCACCAAGATCGCCCGCGGCGCGCCTGCGGTATGGGACTGGGTGCGCGCGCGTGTCGAAGGCTGGTTCGCGGCGCGCAGCTGA
- a CDS encoding cysteine desulfurase, whose product MYDIEKIRADFPILTREVNGKPLVYLDNGASAQKPRVVIDAMTQMYEHDYSNVHRGLHTLSNIATEKYESVRGIVARFLHVADEEQIVFTTGSTEGINLVSYAWGAPNLEPGDEIILSVMEHHANIVPWHFLRERQGVKLVWVEPEADGSLPPEKVLEAITPRTKLIAITHMSNVLGTRVDVKPIAQAARARGIATLVDGSQAAVHGPVDVDDLGCDFYVITGHKLYGPSGSGALFIHRDRMGEMRPFLGGGDMIDTVTRKTVIYNTPPMKFEAGTPGIVQQIGMGVALDYLMGIGMENIAEHERDLRDYTAEKLNGLNWLNQQGTAADKGAIFSLTLNGPAHPHDISTILDKRGVAVRAGQHCTGPLMEWLGVTATARASFGMYNTREEADALISALELCHDLLG is encoded by the coding sequence ATGTATGATATCGAAAAAATCCGCGCGGATTTCCCGATCCTGACGCGAGAAGTGAACGGCAAGCCATTGGTTTACCTCGATAACGGGGCGTCGGCGCAAAAGCCGCGCGTCGTGATCGACGCGATGACGCAGATGTATGAGCACGACTATTCCAACGTGCATCGCGGGCTCCATACGCTGTCGAATATCGCGACCGAGAAATACGAAAGCGTGCGCGGGATCGTCGCGCGCTTCCTGCATGTCGCCGATGAAGAGCAGATCGTGTTCACCACCGGCTCGACCGAGGGGATCAACCTCGTCAGCTACGCCTGGGGCGCGCCGAACCTCGAGCCGGGCGACGAGATCATCCTGTCGGTGATGGAACACCACGCCAATATCGTGCCGTGGCATTTCCTGCGCGAACGGCAGGGCGTGAAACTGGTCTGGGTGGAGCCCGAGGCCGATGGATCGCTGCCGCCCGAGAAAGTGCTGGAGGCGATCACGCCGCGCACCAAGCTGATCGCGATCACCCATATGTCGAATGTGCTGGGCACCCGGGTCGATGTGAAACCGATCGCGCAGGCCGCACGCGCACGCGGGATCGCGACTCTGGTGGATGGCTCGCAGGCGGCGGTGCATGGCCCCGTCGATGTCGACGATCTGGGCTGCGATTTCTACGTCATCACCGGACATAAGCTTTATGGGCCCAGCGGTTCCGGGGCACTCTTCATCCATCGCGACCGGATGGGTGAGATGCGTCCCTTCCTTGGCGGCGGCGATATGATCGACACCGTCACCCGCAAAACGGTGATCTACAACACGCCGCCGATGAAGTTCGAGGCGGGCACGCCCGGCATCGTGCAGCAGATCGGCATGGGCGTCGCGCTCGATTACCTGATGGGGATCGGGATGGAGAATATCGCCGAGCATGAGCGCGATCTGCGCGACTACACTGCCGAAAAACTGAACGGGCTGAACTGGCTCAACCAGCAGGGCACCGCGGCGGATAAAGGCGCGATCTTCTCGCTCACGCTGAACGGCCCAGCCCATCCACATGACATCTCGACCATCCTCGACAAGCGGGGCGTCGCGGTGCGCGCGGGGCAGCATTGCACCGGTCCGCTGATGGAATGGCTTGGGGTCACGGCGACGGCGCGCGCGTCTTTCGGGATGTACAACACCCGCGAAGAGGCCGATGCGCTGATTTCGGCGCTGGAACTCTGCCACGATCTGCTAGGCTGA
- a CDS encoding alpha/beta hydrolase: MPEVIFPGPEGRLEGRYHPQPAPDAPIAIILHPDPQFGGTMNNRVVYNLHYAFFKMGFTVLRFNFRGVGRSQGEYDQGVGELSDAASALDYLQTMNPNSKHCWVAGHSFGAWIGMQLLMRRPEITGFISVAPPGPSSPGPGNYDYSFLAPCPSSGLIINGTNDRIAQPKETEQLVSKLQEQKGITITHEVIEGADHFFKNEEAHMQPMIDTVQTYVRRRLTEGTR; this comes from the coding sequence ATGCCCGAAGTCATTTTTCCCGGTCCCGAAGGTCGCCTCGAGGGGCGCTACCACCCGCAGCCCGCACCCGACGCGCCGATCGCGATCATTCTGCACCCCGACCCGCAATTCGGCGGCACGATGAACAACCGCGTCGTCTACAACCTGCATTACGCCTTCTTCAAAATGGGCTTCACCGTTCTGCGCTTCAACTTCCGGGGCGTGGGCCGCAGCCAAGGCGAATACGATCAGGGCGTGGGCGAATTGTCCGATGCGGCTTCGGCGCTGGACTACCTGCAGACGATGAACCCCAACTCGAAGCATTGCTGGGTCGCGGGCCATTCCTTCGGCGCGTGGATCGGCATGCAGCTGCTGATGCGCCGCCCCGAGATCACCGGCTTCATCTCCGTTGCCCCGCCCGGCCCCTCGTCGCCCGGCCCCGGCAATTACGACTATTCCTTCCTCGCGCCCTGCCCGTCCTCGGGTCTGATCATCAACGGCACGAACGACCGGATCGCGCAGCCCAAAGAGACCGAGCAACTGGTCTCCAAGCTGCAGGAGCAGAAGGGCATCACGATCACCCATGAGGTCATCGAAGGCGCGGATCACTTCTTCAAGAACGAAGAAGCCCATATGCAGCCGATGATCGACACGGTTCAGACCTATGTCCGCCGCCGCCTGACGGAGGGCACGCGCTAA
- a CDS encoding Rrf2 family transcriptional regulator, which yields MKLSTKGRYAMVALVDLALAGEGSRTSLAALSERQDISLPYLEQLFVRLRRAGLVNSVRGPGGGYRLARCPSEIRISEIFEAVDETVSAMHVGAGASGAISGSRAQSMANRLWESLSAQVFVFLHQTTLEDVVKNRMKPCPAVPSLFSVVDE from the coding sequence ATGAAACTGTCGACGAAAGGCCGTTACGCGATGGTCGCGCTGGTCGATCTGGCGCTGGCGGGCGAAGGCAGCCGGACCTCTCTGGCGGCGCTGTCCGAGCGTCAGGATATCTCGCTGCCCTATCTCGAGCAGCTCTTCGTGCGGCTGCGCCGGGCGGGGCTGGTGAATTCGGTGCGCGGTCCGGGTGGCGGCTATCGGCTGGCGCGCTGCCCGTCGGAAATTCGCATCTCGGAGATTTTCGAGGCCGTGGACGAGACCGTCTCGGCGATGCATGTGGGCGCTGGCGCCTCGGGCGCGATTTCGGGCTCGCGCGCGCAGTCGATGGCGAACCGCCTCTGGGAGAGCCTGTCGGCGCAGGTCTTCGTCTTCCTGCACCAGACGACGCTGGAAGATGTGGTGAAGAACCGCATGAAACCCTGTCCGGCCGTGCCGAGCCTGTTTTCGGTCGTCGACGAGTAA
- the sufD gene encoding Fe-S cluster assembly protein SufD, producing MSAVEKMTPAETRLARVSLPDGFGPQRRAALERLNAMGLPGRRDEYWRWTNPTDFIAPDPVPAAPFSDDEPEIFGDIDRLKIVFRDGVFDAEASDDLSMSGVEILRLADAPDVNWASSLYGTLEANGQDPVKRPFAALNTASATDGVLIRVTGAAEKPVSLIYTHESETSDPILHHLVKLEEGAEITVLENGPAGARFNKLMEVDVAKGAKFHHIRVQGRDHERRAITSIFTRVAEEGLFKSFTLTSNGVLTRNECVIDIVGDDANAHVAGAALGDGKTGKFHHDDTIFITHGAERGESRQVFKKVLKNGAEGIFQGKILVKPGAQKTDGYQISQSLLLDENSQFLAKPELEIYADDVQCSHGSTTGAIDETALFYLRSRGVPEEEATALLVLSFVADAIEEIEEERFRDAILTRLEGWLARHRG from the coding sequence ATGTCGGCAGTCGAGAAAATGACCCCCGCCGAGACGCGGCTGGCGCGCGTTTCTCTGCCCGACGGGTTCGGGCCGCAACGCCGCGCCGCGCTGGAGCGTCTGAATGCGATGGGCCTGCCGGGCCGTCGCGACGAATACTGGCGCTGGACCAACCCGACCGATTTCATCGCGCCCGATCCGGTGCCCGCGGCGCCGTTCAGCGACGACGAGCCGGAGATTTTCGGCGATATCGACCGGCTCAAGATCGTGTTCCGCGACGGCGTGTTCGATGCCGAGGCCTCGGACGATCTGTCGATGTCCGGCGTCGAGATCCTGCGTCTGGCCGATGCGCCCGACGTGAACTGGGCCAGCAGCCTTTACGGTACGCTGGAAGCCAACGGTCAGGACCCGGTGAAGCGTCCCTTCGCGGCGCTCAACACCGCGTCCGCAACCGATGGTGTGCTGATCCGCGTGACCGGTGCCGCCGAGAAACCCGTGAGCCTGATTTACACCCATGAATCAGAGACTTCCGACCCGATCCTGCATCACCTCGTGAAGCTGGAAGAGGGCGCGGAGATCACGGTTCTGGAGAACGGCCCGGCGGGCGCGCGCTTCAACAAGCTGATGGAAGTGGACGTCGCCAAGGGCGCGAAATTCCACCACATCCGCGTGCAGGGCCGCGATCACGAGCGTCGGGCGATCACCTCGATCTTCACCCGCGTCGCGGAAGAAGGTCTGTTTAAGAGCTTCACGCTGACCTCGAACGGGGTGCTGACGCGCAATGAATGCGTGATCGACATCGTGGGCGACGACGCGAATGCCCATGTCGCGGGCGCGGCTCTTGGCGATGGCAAGACCGGCAAGTTCCACCACGACGACACTATCTTCATTACCCATGGGGCCGAGCGCGGCGAGAGCCGTCAGGTCTTCAAGAAGGTGCTGAAGAACGGCGCCGAAGGCATCTTCCAGGGTAAGATCCTCGTGAAGCCGGGCGCGCAGAAGACCGATGGCTACCAGATCAGCCAGTCGCTGCTGCTCGACGAGAACAGCCAGTTCCTCGCCAAGCCGGAACTCGAGATCTACGCCGATGACGTGCAGTGCTCGCATGGCTCGACCACCGGTGCGATCGACGAGACCGCGCTCTTCTACCTGCGTTCGCGCGGCGTGCCGGAAGAAGAAGCCACCGCGCTTCTGGTTCTGAGCTTCGTCGCCGATGCCATTGAAGAGATTGAGGAAGAGCGGTTCCGCGATGCGATCCTGACCCGGTTGGAAGGGTGGCTCGCACGCCATCGCGGCTGA
- the sufB gene encoding Fe-S cluster assembly protein SufB, which translates to MAGVDQVEVREGVDRETVETVQNMGTYKYGWDTDIEMEYAPKGVNTDIVRLISDKNKEPEWMTEWRLQAFSRWEDMPKPNWALLKVPEIDFQDQYYYARPKSMVEKPKSLDEVDPKLLATYEKLGIPLKEQMILAGVEGAEDINLEDRQIAVDAVFDSVSVGTTFKDKLAEAGVIFCSISEAIQEHPELVKKYLGSVVPQADNFYAALNSAVFSDGSFVYVPPGVRCPMELSTYFRINAENTGQFERTLIIADKGSYVSYLEGCTAPKRDTAQLHAAVVEIIVEEDAEVKYSTVQNWFPGDEDGKGGIYNFVTKRADCRGDRAKVMWTQVETGSAITWKYPSCILRGNESQGEFYSIAIANNWQQADTGTKMIHLGKDTRSRIVSKGISAGQAQNTYRGLVSMHPKATDSRNYTQCDSLLIGDKCGAHTVPYIEVKNNSSRVEHEATTSKVDDDQLFYCRARGMDEEEAVALVVNGFCREVLQALPMEFAMEAQSLVAISLEGSVG; encoded by the coding sequence ATGGCGGGCGTTGATCAGGTGGAAGTACGTGAGGGCGTCGATCGCGAGACGGTCGAGACCGTCCAGAATATGGGCACCTACAAATACGGCTGGGACACCGATATCGAGATGGAATACGCGCCGAAAGGCGTGAACACGGATATCGTCCGCCTCATCTCGGACAAGAACAAAGAGCCCGAGTGGATGACCGAATGGCGTCTGCAGGCCTTCTCGCGCTGGGAAGATATGCCCAAGCCGAACTGGGCGCTGCTGAAGGTTCCGGAAATCGACTTTCAGGACCAGTATTACTACGCGCGCCCGAAGAGCATGGTCGAGAAGCCCAAGTCGCTCGACGAGGTCGATCCCAAGCTGCTCGCGACCTATGAGAAGCTCGGCATTCCGCTGAAGGAACAGATGATCCTCGCGGGCGTCGAAGGCGCGGAGGACATCAACCTCGAAGATCGCCAGATCGCGGTCGACGCTGTGTTCGACTCCGTCTCCGTCGGGACCACCTTCAAGGACAAGCTGGCCGAGGCGGGCGTGATCTTCTGCTCGATCTCGGAAGCGATCCAGGAACACCCGGAGCTGGTGAAGAAATATCTCGGCTCGGTCGTGCCGCAGGCGGATAACTTCTACGCCGCGCTGAATTCGGCCGTGTTCTCGGACGGCTCCTTCGTCTACGTGCCGCCGGGCGTGCGCTGCCCGATGGAACTCTCGACCTATTTCCGCATCAACGCGGAGAATACCGGGCAGTTCGAGCGCACCCTGATCATCGCCGACAAGGGCTCGTATGTGTCCTATCTCGAAGGCTGCACCGCGCCCAAGCGCGACACCGCGCAGCTGCACGCGGCCGTGGTCGAGATCATCGTCGAGGAAGACGCCGAGGTGAAATATTCCACGGTGCAGAACTGGTTCCCGGGCGATGAGGACGGCAAGGGCGGCATCTACAACTTCGTCACCAAGCGTGCCGATTGCCGCGGCGACCGCGCCAAGGTGATGTGGACGCAGGTCGAGACCGGCTCCGCGATCACGTGGAAATACCCGTCCTGCATCCTGCGCGGCAACGAGAGCCAGGGCGAGTTCTACTCGATCGCCATCGCGAATAACTGGCAGCAGGCCGATACCGGCACCAAGATGATCCATCTGGGCAAGGACACCCGCTCGCGGATCGTGTCCAAGGGCATCTCGGCCGGTCAGGCACAGAACACCTATCGCGGTCTCGTCTCGATGCACCCGAAAGCGACTGACTCGCGCAACTATACGCAATGTGACTCGCTGCTGATCGGCGACAAATGCGGCGCGCACACGGTTCCCTATATCGAGGTGAAGAACAACTCGAGCCGGGTCGAGCATGAGGCCACCACCTCGAAGGTCGATGACGACCAGCTGTTCTATTGCCGCGCCCGCGGGATGGACGAGGAAGAGGCCGTGGCGCTCGTCGTCAACGGGTTCTGCCGCGAAGTCCTTCAGGCGCTGCCGATGGAATTCGCGATGGAAGCTCAAAGCCTTGTGGCGATTTCGCTGGAGGGGAGCGTCGGGTGA
- the sufC gene encoding Fe-S cluster assembly ATPase SufC, producing MLDIKNLHVKLEEEDKQILKGVNLSVESGKVHAIMGPNGSGKSTLSYVLSGRDGYEVTEGEAHLNDTDLLEAEPEERAAAGLFLAFQYPVEIPGVGNMTFLRTALNAQRKARGEEEISAGDFLKLVRGKAKSLKIDADMLKRPVNVGFSGGEKKRNEILQMAILEPKMCILDETDSGLDVDAMRLVAEGVNALRDEGRSFLVITHYQRLLDHIKPDVVHIMADGRIIETGGPELALEVEKNGYADLLAKHGISEVMA from the coding sequence ATGCTTGATATCAAGAACCTGCACGTCAAACTGGAAGAAGAGGACAAGCAGATCCTCAAGGGCGTCAACCTGAGCGTCGAGTCCGGCAAGGTCCATGCGATCATGGGGCCGAACGGGTCCGGTAAGTCGACGCTGTCCTATGTGCTCTCGGGCCGCGATGGCTACGAGGTCACCGAAGGCGAAGCGCATCTCAACGACACCGACCTGCTGGAGGCCGAGCCCGAAGAGCGCGCGGCGGCAGGCCTGTTCCTCGCGTTCCAGTACCCGGTGGAAATCCCCGGCGTCGGCAACATGACCTTCCTGCGCACCGCGCTCAACGCACAGCGCAAGGCGCGCGGCGAGGAGGAAATCTCCGCTGGCGACTTCCTGAAACTGGTGCGCGGCAAGGCAAAATCGCTCAAGATCGACGCGGACATGCTCAAGCGTCCGGTCAATGTCGGCTTCTCGGGCGGTGAGAAAAAGCGTAACGAAATCCTGCAGATGGCGATCCTCGAGCCGAAGATGTGCATCCTCGACGAGACCGATTCCGGCCTCGACGTCGACGCGATGCGTCTGGTGGCGGAAGGCGTGAACGCGCTGCGTGACGAGGGCCGTTCCTTCCTCGTGATCACCCACTACCAGCGCCTGCTCGACCACATCAAACCCGATGTCGTCCACATCATGGCGGATGGCCGCATCATCGAGACCGGCGGGCCGGAACTGGCCCTCGAAGTCGAGAAGAACGGCTATGCCGACCTGCTCGCGAAACACGGGATCTCGGAGGTGATGGCGTAA
- a CDS encoding cysteine desulfurase family protein: MARSYLDWNATTPLRSEARAAMIEAMDVVGNPSSVHSEGRAAKALMERARAQVAAALGAEGQDVIFTSGATEAAALALGGREVHCAGVEHDAIRSWCIEDLPVDRAGRITVADPVNSALQLANSETGVVQDLPEGLYLSDLTQGFGKIPFAFNWLGTTCGIVSAHKLGGPKGVGALIVKRGTDIAAQLKGGGQEMGRRAGTENLIGIAGFGAAAEAASRDLEGGIWREIEKLRNILENAIADRASETIFVGNESHRLPNTSCFITPGWKGETQVMQMDLGGFAVSAGSACSSGKVKSSAALVAMGFSETEAGSALRVSLGPQSREEDVMRFAEHWLKCEAKHRARRG, encoded by the coding sequence ATGGCGCGCAGCTATCTCGACTGGAACGCGACAACGCCGCTGAGATCAGAGGCCCGCGCGGCGATGATCGAAGCGATGGATGTGGTGGGCAACCCGTCATCGGTGCATTCCGAGGGGCGTGCGGCGAAGGCCCTGATGGAGCGCGCGCGGGCTCAGGTCGCGGCGGCTTTGGGGGCCGAGGGGCAGGATGTGATCTTCACCTCAGGCGCGACCGAGGCCGCGGCGCTGGCGCTTGGCGGGCGCGAGGTGCATTGCGCGGGCGTCGAGCATGACGCGATCCGCAGCTGGTGCATCGAGGATCTGCCCGTCGACCGGGCAGGGCGGATCACTGTCGCCGATCCCGTAAATTCGGCCCTGCAGCTGGCCAATTCCGAGACCGGCGTGGTGCAGGATCTGCCCGAGGGGCTGTATCTGAGCGATCTCACCCAAGGCTTCGGCAAGATCCCCTTCGCGTTCAATTGGCTAGGCACCACCTGCGGCATCGTCTCGGCGCATAAGCTGGGTGGGCCGAAGGGCGTGGGCGCGCTGATCGTGAAGCGCGGCACGGATATCGCGGCGCAGCTCAAAGGTGGTGGTCAGGAGATGGGTCGGCGGGCCGGCACGGAGAACCTGATCGGCATTGCGGGCTTCGGTGCGGCAGCCGAAGCCGCCTCGCGTGATCTTGAGGGCGGAATCTGGCGCGAGATCGAAAAACTTAGAAACATTCTAGAAAACGCCATTGCGGATCGGGCAAGCGAGACTATTTTTGTCGGGAATGAATCGCACAGGCTTCCGAACACCTCCTGCTTCATCACGCCCGGCTGGAAGGGCGAGACGCAGGTGATGCAGATGGACCTGGGCGGGTTCGCGGTTTCCGCAGGCTCCGCCTGTTCGAGCGGGAAGGTCAAAAGCTCTGCTGCGCTGGTCGCGATGGGCTTTTCGGAAACCGAAGCGGGATCGGCCTTGCGGGTCTCGCTGGGGCCGCAGAGCCGCGAAGAAGATGTCATGCGTTTCGCCGAACACTGGCTGAAATGCGAAGCGAAACACCGCGCACGGCGCGGGTAA